The Hippocampus zosterae strain Florida chromosome 20, ASM2543408v3, whole genome shotgun sequence genome contains a region encoding:
- the LOC127592847 gene encoding poly(U)-binding-splicing factor PUF60-like isoform X4, whose protein sequence is MAVTETAGGDVMTMENGQGTGSKLGLPPLTPEQQEALQRAKKYAMEQSIKSVLVKQTIAHQQQQLTNLQVAAQRQRALAIMCRVYVGSIYYELGEDTIRQAFAPFGPIKSIDMSWDSVTMKHKGFAFVEYDVPEAAQLALEQMNSVMLGGRNIKVGRPSNIGQAQPIIDQLAEEARAFNRIYVASVHPDLSDDDIKSVFEAFGRIKSCTLARDPTSGRHRGFGFIEYEKPQSAVDAVSSMNLFDLGGQYLRVGKAVTPPMPMLTPTTPGGLPPAAAVAAAAATAKITAQASMNPFQRDLMAFQEAVAGASVLGALAAPQLLSQQMGIPQAVMAAQAPGVITGVTPVRPPIPVLPQVGLVNPVLASPPVLSSQVLAAAAAAGQLQEKKEEKEEALQDGTGQEMLSDQEHMSISGSSARHMVMQKLLRKSESTVMVLRNMVGPEDIDDALEGEVTEECGKFGSVNRVIIYQEKQGEEEDADIIVKIFVEFSMASEMNKAIQALNDRWFGGRKVVAEVYDQDRFNSSDLSA, encoded by the exons ATGGCGGTCACGGAGACTGCG GGAGGTGACGTTATGACGATGGAGAATGGACAGGGCACAGGCTCTAAGCTTGGCCTGCCGCCGCTCACCCCGGAGCAGCAGGAGGCGCTGCAGCgg GCAAAGAAGTATGCCATGGAGCAGAGCATTAAGAGTGTGTTGGTGAAGCAGACCATTGCCCATCAGCAACAGCAACTCACTAATCTGCAG GTGGCAGCTCAGCGGCAGCGTGCTCTCGCCATCATGTGCCGGGTGTACGTGGGCTCCATTTACTATGAGCTTGGTGAGGACACCATCAGACAGGCCTTTGCTCCTTTCGGCCCCATCAAGAGCATTGACATGTCTTGGGACTCGGTGACAATGAAGCACAAG GGTTTTGCCTTTGTGGAGTACGACGTGCCAGAGGCTGCCCAGCTGGCTCTGGAGCAGATGAATTCCGTCATGTTGGGTGGGCGCAACATTAAG GTTGGGCGGCCAAGTAACATCGGTCAGGCGCAACCCATCATTGACCAGCTGGCAGAGGAAGCGCGTGCTTTTAATCGCATCTATGTGGCCTCGGTGCACCCCGACCTGTCGGACGACGACATCAAAAGTGTCTTTGAGGCTTTCGGGAGGATCAAATCGTGTACGTTAGCCCGTGACCCCACCTCCGGACGGCACAGAGGCTTCGGCTTCATTG AGTATGAAAAGCCTCAGTCGGCCGTGGACGCCGTGTCTTCAATGAATCTCTTTGACCTGGGGGGTCAGTACCTGCGGGTGGGCAAGGCGGTCACCCCACCCATGCCCATGcttacccccaccacccccggtGGTCTGCCACCGGCGGCGGCAGTGGCTGCAGCGGCGGCCACTGCCAAGATTACGGCCCAGGCAAGTATGAATCCCTTCCAAAGGGATTTAATGGCCTTCCag GAGGCCGTAGCTGGCGCGTCAGTCCTGGGGGCGTTAGCTGCGCCCCAGCTTCTTAGTCAGCAGATGGGAATACCGCAGGCCGTTATGGCCGCGCAGGCGCCCGGCGTCATCACAG GGGTGACTCCTGTGCGTCCCCCCATCCCAGTGCTCCCCCAGGTGGGCCTGGTGAACCCTGTGCTAGCGTCGCCACCCGTCCTCTCCAGTCAGGTGCTGGCGGCGGCAGCCGCCGCCGGCCAGCTgcaggagaagaaggaggagaaagaggaggcgCTCCAGGACGGCACGGGCCAGGAGATGCTGAGCGACCAGGAGCACATGAGCATCTCGGGCAGCAGTGCCAGACACATGGTCATGCAGAAGCTGCTTCGAAAGTCAGAG TCCACAGTAATGGTCCTGCGCAACATGGTTGGCCCTGAGGACATAGACGACGCCCTGGAAGGCGAAGTGACGGAAGAGTGCGGCAAGTTCGGCTCGGTCAACCGCGTCATCATCTACCAGGAGAagcagggggaggaggaggacgccgACATCATCGTCAAGATTTTTGTGGAGTTCTCCATGGCATCGGAGATGAACAAAGCCATCCAGGCACTCAACGACCGCTGGTTCGGCGGGCGCAAGGTGGTCGCCGAGGTCTATGACCAAGACCGCTTCAACAGCAGCGATCTGTCCGCGTGA
- the LOC127592847 gene encoding poly(U)-binding-splicing factor PUF60-like isoform X5, giving the protein MAVTETAGGDVMTMENGQGTGSKLGLPPLTPEQQEALQRAKKYAMEQSIKSVLVKQTIAHQQQQLTNLQVAAQRQRALAIMCRVYVGSIYYELGEDTIRQAFAPFGPIKSIDMSWDSVTMKHKGFAFVEYDVPEAAQLALEQMNSVMLGGRNIKVGRPSNIGQAQPIIDQLAEEARAFNRIYVASVHPDLSDDDIKSVFEAFGRIKSCTLARDPTSGRHRGFGFIEYEKPQSAVDAVSSMNLFDLGGQYLRVGKAVTPPMPMLTPTTPGGLPPAAAVAAAAATAKITAQEAVAGASVLGALAAPQLLSQQMGIPQAVMAAQAPGVITGVTPVRPPIPVLPQVGLVNPVLASPPVLSSQVLAAAAAAGQLQEKKEEKEEALQDGTGQEMLSDQEHMSISGSSARHMVMQKLLRKSESTVMVLRNMVGPEDIDDALEGEVTEECGKFGSVNRVIIYQEKQGEEEDADIIVKIFVEFSMASEMNKAIQALNDRWFGGRKVVAEVYDQDRFNSSDLSA; this is encoded by the exons ATGGCGGTCACGGAGACTGCG GGAGGTGACGTTATGACGATGGAGAATGGACAGGGCACAGGCTCTAAGCTTGGCCTGCCGCCGCTCACCCCGGAGCAGCAGGAGGCGCTGCAGCgg GCAAAGAAGTATGCCATGGAGCAGAGCATTAAGAGTGTGTTGGTGAAGCAGACCATTGCCCATCAGCAACAGCAACTCACTAATCTGCAG GTGGCAGCTCAGCGGCAGCGTGCTCTCGCCATCATGTGCCGGGTGTACGTGGGCTCCATTTACTATGAGCTTGGTGAGGACACCATCAGACAGGCCTTTGCTCCTTTCGGCCCCATCAAGAGCATTGACATGTCTTGGGACTCGGTGACAATGAAGCACAAG GGTTTTGCCTTTGTGGAGTACGACGTGCCAGAGGCTGCCCAGCTGGCTCTGGAGCAGATGAATTCCGTCATGTTGGGTGGGCGCAACATTAAG GTTGGGCGGCCAAGTAACATCGGTCAGGCGCAACCCATCATTGACCAGCTGGCAGAGGAAGCGCGTGCTTTTAATCGCATCTATGTGGCCTCGGTGCACCCCGACCTGTCGGACGACGACATCAAAAGTGTCTTTGAGGCTTTCGGGAGGATCAAATCGTGTACGTTAGCCCGTGACCCCACCTCCGGACGGCACAGAGGCTTCGGCTTCATTG AGTATGAAAAGCCTCAGTCGGCCGTGGACGCCGTGTCTTCAATGAATCTCTTTGACCTGGGGGGTCAGTACCTGCGGGTGGGCAAGGCGGTCACCCCACCCATGCCCATGcttacccccaccacccccggtGGTCTGCCACCGGCGGCGGCAGTGGCTGCAGCGGCGGCCACTGCCAAGATTACGGCCCAG GAGGCCGTAGCTGGCGCGTCAGTCCTGGGGGCGTTAGCTGCGCCCCAGCTTCTTAGTCAGCAGATGGGAATACCGCAGGCCGTTATGGCCGCGCAGGCGCCCGGCGTCATCACAG GGGTGACTCCTGTGCGTCCCCCCATCCCAGTGCTCCCCCAGGTGGGCCTGGTGAACCCTGTGCTAGCGTCGCCACCCGTCCTCTCCAGTCAGGTGCTGGCGGCGGCAGCCGCCGCCGGCCAGCTgcaggagaagaaggaggagaaagaggaggcgCTCCAGGACGGCACGGGCCAGGAGATGCTGAGCGACCAGGAGCACATGAGCATCTCGGGCAGCAGTGCCAGACACATGGTCATGCAGAAGCTGCTTCGAAAGTCAGAG TCCACAGTAATGGTCCTGCGCAACATGGTTGGCCCTGAGGACATAGACGACGCCCTGGAAGGCGAAGTGACGGAAGAGTGCGGCAAGTTCGGCTCGGTCAACCGCGTCATCATCTACCAGGAGAagcagggggaggaggaggacgccgACATCATCGTCAAGATTTTTGTGGAGTTCTCCATGGCATCGGAGATGAACAAAGCCATCCAGGCACTCAACGACCGCTGGTTCGGCGGGCGCAAGGTGGTCGCCGAGGTCTATGACCAAGACCGCTTCAACAGCAGCGATCTGTCCGCGTGA
- the LOC127592847 gene encoding poly(U)-binding-splicing factor PUF60-like isoform X1, whose translation MAVTETAGGDVMTMENGQGTGSKLGLPPLTPEQQEALQRAKKYAMEQSIKSVLVKQTIAHQQQQLTNLQMAAVTMGFGDPLSPLQSVAAQRQRALAIMCRVYVGSIYYELGEDTIRQAFAPFGPIKSIDMSWDSVTMKHKGFAFVEYDVPEAAQLALEQMNSVMLGGRNIKVGRPSNIGQAQPIIDQLAEEARAFNRIYVASVHPDLSDDDIKSVFEAFGRIKSCTLARDPTSGRHRGFGFIEYEKPQSAVDAVSSMNLFDLGGQYLRVGKAVTPPMPMLTPTTPGGLPPAAAVAAAAATAKITAQASMNPFQRDLMAFQEAVAGASVLGALAAPQLLSQQMGIPQAVMAAQAPGVITGVTPVRPPIPVLPQVGLVNPVLASPPVLSSQVLAAAAAAGQLQEKKEEKEEALQDGTGQEMLSDQEHMSISGSSARHMVMQKLLRKSESTVMVLRNMVGPEDIDDALEGEVTEECGKFGSVNRVIIYQEKQGEEEDADIIVKIFVEFSMASEMNKAIQALNDRWFGGRKVVAEVYDQDRFNSSDLSA comes from the exons ATGGCGGTCACGGAGACTGCG GGAGGTGACGTTATGACGATGGAGAATGGACAGGGCACAGGCTCTAAGCTTGGCCTGCCGCCGCTCACCCCGGAGCAGCAGGAGGCGCTGCAGCgg GCAAAGAAGTATGCCATGGAGCAGAGCATTAAGAGTGTGTTGGTGAAGCAGACCATTGCCCATCAGCAACAGCAACTCACTAATCTGCAG ATGGCAGCAGTGACTATGGGCTTTGGAGATCCTCTCTCACCTTTACAATCG GTGGCAGCTCAGCGGCAGCGTGCTCTCGCCATCATGTGCCGGGTGTACGTGGGCTCCATTTACTATGAGCTTGGTGAGGACACCATCAGACAGGCCTTTGCTCCTTTCGGCCCCATCAAGAGCATTGACATGTCTTGGGACTCGGTGACAATGAAGCACAAG GGTTTTGCCTTTGTGGAGTACGACGTGCCAGAGGCTGCCCAGCTGGCTCTGGAGCAGATGAATTCCGTCATGTTGGGTGGGCGCAACATTAAG GTTGGGCGGCCAAGTAACATCGGTCAGGCGCAACCCATCATTGACCAGCTGGCAGAGGAAGCGCGTGCTTTTAATCGCATCTATGTGGCCTCGGTGCACCCCGACCTGTCGGACGACGACATCAAAAGTGTCTTTGAGGCTTTCGGGAGGATCAAATCGTGTACGTTAGCCCGTGACCCCACCTCCGGACGGCACAGAGGCTTCGGCTTCATTG AGTATGAAAAGCCTCAGTCGGCCGTGGACGCCGTGTCTTCAATGAATCTCTTTGACCTGGGGGGTCAGTACCTGCGGGTGGGCAAGGCGGTCACCCCACCCATGCCCATGcttacccccaccacccccggtGGTCTGCCACCGGCGGCGGCAGTGGCTGCAGCGGCGGCCACTGCCAAGATTACGGCCCAGGCAAGTATGAATCCCTTCCAAAGGGATTTAATGGCCTTCCag GAGGCCGTAGCTGGCGCGTCAGTCCTGGGGGCGTTAGCTGCGCCCCAGCTTCTTAGTCAGCAGATGGGAATACCGCAGGCCGTTATGGCCGCGCAGGCGCCCGGCGTCATCACAG GGGTGACTCCTGTGCGTCCCCCCATCCCAGTGCTCCCCCAGGTGGGCCTGGTGAACCCTGTGCTAGCGTCGCCACCCGTCCTCTCCAGTCAGGTGCTGGCGGCGGCAGCCGCCGCCGGCCAGCTgcaggagaagaaggaggagaaagaggaggcgCTCCAGGACGGCACGGGCCAGGAGATGCTGAGCGACCAGGAGCACATGAGCATCTCGGGCAGCAGTGCCAGACACATGGTCATGCAGAAGCTGCTTCGAAAGTCAGAG TCCACAGTAATGGTCCTGCGCAACATGGTTGGCCCTGAGGACATAGACGACGCCCTGGAAGGCGAAGTGACGGAAGAGTGCGGCAAGTTCGGCTCGGTCAACCGCGTCATCATCTACCAGGAGAagcagggggaggaggaggacgccgACATCATCGTCAAGATTTTTGTGGAGTTCTCCATGGCATCGGAGATGAACAAAGCCATCCAGGCACTCAACGACCGCTGGTTCGGCGGGCGCAAGGTGGTCGCCGAGGTCTATGACCAAGACCGCTTCAACAGCAGCGATCTGTCCGCGTGA
- the LOC127592847 gene encoding poly(U)-binding-splicing factor PUF60-like isoform X3, whose amino-acid sequence MAVTETAGGDVMTMENGQGTGSKLGLPPLTPEQQEALQRAKKYAMEQSIKSVLVKQTIAHQQQQLTNLQMAAVTMGFGDPLSPLQSVAAQRQRALAIMCRVYVGSIYYELGEDTIRQAFAPFGPIKSIDMSWDSVTMKHKGFAFVEYDVPEAAQLALEQMNSVMLGGRNIKVGRPSNIGQAQPIIDQLAEEARAFNRIYVASVHPDLSDDDIKSVFEAFGRIKSCTLARDPTSGRHRGFGFIEYEKPQSAVDAVSSMNLFDLGGQYLRVGKAVTPPMPMLTPTTPGGLPPAAAVAAAAATAKITAQEAVAGASVLGALAAPQLLSQQMGIPQAVMAAQAPGVITGVTPVRPPIPVLPQVGLVNPVLASPPVLSSQVLAAAAAAGQLQEKKEEKEEALQDGTGQEMLSDQEHMSISGSSARHMVMQKLLRKSESTVMVLRNMVGPEDIDDALEGEVTEECGKFGSVNRVIIYQEKQGEEEDADIIVKIFVEFSMASEMNKAIQALNDRWFGGRKVVAEVYDQDRFNSSDLSA is encoded by the exons ATGGCGGTCACGGAGACTGCG GGAGGTGACGTTATGACGATGGAGAATGGACAGGGCACAGGCTCTAAGCTTGGCCTGCCGCCGCTCACCCCGGAGCAGCAGGAGGCGCTGCAGCgg GCAAAGAAGTATGCCATGGAGCAGAGCATTAAGAGTGTGTTGGTGAAGCAGACCATTGCCCATCAGCAACAGCAACTCACTAATCTGCAG ATGGCAGCAGTGACTATGGGCTTTGGAGATCCTCTCTCACCTTTACAATCG GTGGCAGCTCAGCGGCAGCGTGCTCTCGCCATCATGTGCCGGGTGTACGTGGGCTCCATTTACTATGAGCTTGGTGAGGACACCATCAGACAGGCCTTTGCTCCTTTCGGCCCCATCAAGAGCATTGACATGTCTTGGGACTCGGTGACAATGAAGCACAAG GGTTTTGCCTTTGTGGAGTACGACGTGCCAGAGGCTGCCCAGCTGGCTCTGGAGCAGATGAATTCCGTCATGTTGGGTGGGCGCAACATTAAG GTTGGGCGGCCAAGTAACATCGGTCAGGCGCAACCCATCATTGACCAGCTGGCAGAGGAAGCGCGTGCTTTTAATCGCATCTATGTGGCCTCGGTGCACCCCGACCTGTCGGACGACGACATCAAAAGTGTCTTTGAGGCTTTCGGGAGGATCAAATCGTGTACGTTAGCCCGTGACCCCACCTCCGGACGGCACAGAGGCTTCGGCTTCATTG AGTATGAAAAGCCTCAGTCGGCCGTGGACGCCGTGTCTTCAATGAATCTCTTTGACCTGGGGGGTCAGTACCTGCGGGTGGGCAAGGCGGTCACCCCACCCATGCCCATGcttacccccaccacccccggtGGTCTGCCACCGGCGGCGGCAGTGGCTGCAGCGGCGGCCACTGCCAAGATTACGGCCCAG GAGGCCGTAGCTGGCGCGTCAGTCCTGGGGGCGTTAGCTGCGCCCCAGCTTCTTAGTCAGCAGATGGGAATACCGCAGGCCGTTATGGCCGCGCAGGCGCCCGGCGTCATCACAG GGGTGACTCCTGTGCGTCCCCCCATCCCAGTGCTCCCCCAGGTGGGCCTGGTGAACCCTGTGCTAGCGTCGCCACCCGTCCTCTCCAGTCAGGTGCTGGCGGCGGCAGCCGCCGCCGGCCAGCTgcaggagaagaaggaggagaaagaggaggcgCTCCAGGACGGCACGGGCCAGGAGATGCTGAGCGACCAGGAGCACATGAGCATCTCGGGCAGCAGTGCCAGACACATGGTCATGCAGAAGCTGCTTCGAAAGTCAGAG TCCACAGTAATGGTCCTGCGCAACATGGTTGGCCCTGAGGACATAGACGACGCCCTGGAAGGCGAAGTGACGGAAGAGTGCGGCAAGTTCGGCTCGGTCAACCGCGTCATCATCTACCAGGAGAagcagggggaggaggaggacgccgACATCATCGTCAAGATTTTTGTGGAGTTCTCCATGGCATCGGAGATGAACAAAGCCATCCAGGCACTCAACGACCGCTGGTTCGGCGGGCGCAAGGTGGTCGCCGAGGTCTATGACCAAGACCGCTTCAACAGCAGCGATCTGTCCGCGTGA
- the LOC127592847 gene encoding poly(U)-binding-splicing factor PUF60-like isoform X2 gives MTMENGQGTGSKLGLPPLTPEQQEALQRAKKYAMEQSIKSVLVKQTIAHQQQQLTNLQMAAVTMGFGDPLSPLQSVAAQRQRALAIMCRVYVGSIYYELGEDTIRQAFAPFGPIKSIDMSWDSVTMKHKGFAFVEYDVPEAAQLALEQMNSVMLGGRNIKVGRPSNIGQAQPIIDQLAEEARAFNRIYVASVHPDLSDDDIKSVFEAFGRIKSCTLARDPTSGRHRGFGFIEYEKPQSAVDAVSSMNLFDLGGQYLRVGKAVTPPMPMLTPTTPGGLPPAAAVAAAAATAKITAQASMNPFQRDLMAFQEAVAGASVLGALAAPQLLSQQMGIPQAVMAAQAPGVITGVTPVRPPIPVLPQVGLVNPVLASPPVLSSQVLAAAAAAGQLQEKKEEKEEALQDGTGQEMLSDQEHMSISGSSARHMVMQKLLRKSESTVMVLRNMVGPEDIDDALEGEVTEECGKFGSVNRVIIYQEKQGEEEDADIIVKIFVEFSMASEMNKAIQALNDRWFGGRKVVAEVYDQDRFNSSDLSA, from the exons ATGACGATGGAGAATGGACAGGGCACAGGCTCTAAGCTTGGCCTGCCGCCGCTCACCCCGGAGCAGCAGGAGGCGCTGCAGCgg GCAAAGAAGTATGCCATGGAGCAGAGCATTAAGAGTGTGTTGGTGAAGCAGACCATTGCCCATCAGCAACAGCAACTCACTAATCTGCAG ATGGCAGCAGTGACTATGGGCTTTGGAGATCCTCTCTCACCTTTACAATCG GTGGCAGCTCAGCGGCAGCGTGCTCTCGCCATCATGTGCCGGGTGTACGTGGGCTCCATTTACTATGAGCTTGGTGAGGACACCATCAGACAGGCCTTTGCTCCTTTCGGCCCCATCAAGAGCATTGACATGTCTTGGGACTCGGTGACAATGAAGCACAAG GGTTTTGCCTTTGTGGAGTACGACGTGCCAGAGGCTGCCCAGCTGGCTCTGGAGCAGATGAATTCCGTCATGTTGGGTGGGCGCAACATTAAG GTTGGGCGGCCAAGTAACATCGGTCAGGCGCAACCCATCATTGACCAGCTGGCAGAGGAAGCGCGTGCTTTTAATCGCATCTATGTGGCCTCGGTGCACCCCGACCTGTCGGACGACGACATCAAAAGTGTCTTTGAGGCTTTCGGGAGGATCAAATCGTGTACGTTAGCCCGTGACCCCACCTCCGGACGGCACAGAGGCTTCGGCTTCATTG AGTATGAAAAGCCTCAGTCGGCCGTGGACGCCGTGTCTTCAATGAATCTCTTTGACCTGGGGGGTCAGTACCTGCGGGTGGGCAAGGCGGTCACCCCACCCATGCCCATGcttacccccaccacccccggtGGTCTGCCACCGGCGGCGGCAGTGGCTGCAGCGGCGGCCACTGCCAAGATTACGGCCCAGGCAAGTATGAATCCCTTCCAAAGGGATTTAATGGCCTTCCag GAGGCCGTAGCTGGCGCGTCAGTCCTGGGGGCGTTAGCTGCGCCCCAGCTTCTTAGTCAGCAGATGGGAATACCGCAGGCCGTTATGGCCGCGCAGGCGCCCGGCGTCATCACAG GGGTGACTCCTGTGCGTCCCCCCATCCCAGTGCTCCCCCAGGTGGGCCTGGTGAACCCTGTGCTAGCGTCGCCACCCGTCCTCTCCAGTCAGGTGCTGGCGGCGGCAGCCGCCGCCGGCCAGCTgcaggagaagaaggaggagaaagaggaggcgCTCCAGGACGGCACGGGCCAGGAGATGCTGAGCGACCAGGAGCACATGAGCATCTCGGGCAGCAGTGCCAGACACATGGTCATGCAGAAGCTGCTTCGAAAGTCAGAG TCCACAGTAATGGTCCTGCGCAACATGGTTGGCCCTGAGGACATAGACGACGCCCTGGAAGGCGAAGTGACGGAAGAGTGCGGCAAGTTCGGCTCGGTCAACCGCGTCATCATCTACCAGGAGAagcagggggaggaggaggacgccgACATCATCGTCAAGATTTTTGTGGAGTTCTCCATGGCATCGGAGATGAACAAAGCCATCCAGGCACTCAACGACCGCTGGTTCGGCGGGCGCAAGGTGGTCGCCGAGGTCTATGACCAAGACCGCTTCAACAGCAGCGATCTGTCCGCGTGA
- the LOC127592847 gene encoding poly(U)-binding-splicing factor PUF60-like isoform X6: MCRVYVGSIYYELGEDTIRQAFAPFGPIKSIDMSWDSVTMKHKGFAFVEYDVPEAAQLALEQMNSVMLGGRNIKVGRPSNIGQAQPIIDQLAEEARAFNRIYVASVHPDLSDDDIKSVFEAFGRIKSCTLARDPTSGRHRGFGFIEYEKPQSAVDAVSSMNLFDLGGQYLRVGKAVTPPMPMLTPTTPGGLPPAAAVAAAAATAKITAQASMNPFQRDLMAFQEAVAGASVLGALAAPQLLSQQMGIPQAVMAAQAPGVITGVTPVRPPIPVLPQVGLVNPVLASPPVLSSQVLAAAAAAGQLQEKKEEKEEALQDGTGQEMLSDQEHMSISGSSARHMVMQKLLRKSESTVMVLRNMVGPEDIDDALEGEVTEECGKFGSVNRVIIYQEKQGEEEDADIIVKIFVEFSMASEMNKAIQALNDRWFGGRKVVAEVYDQDRFNSSDLSA, encoded by the exons ATGTGCCGGGTGTACGTGGGCTCCATTTACTATGAGCTTGGTGAGGACACCATCAGACAGGCCTTTGCTCCTTTCGGCCCCATCAAGAGCATTGACATGTCTTGGGACTCGGTGACAATGAAGCACAAG GGTTTTGCCTTTGTGGAGTACGACGTGCCAGAGGCTGCCCAGCTGGCTCTGGAGCAGATGAATTCCGTCATGTTGGGTGGGCGCAACATTAAG GTTGGGCGGCCAAGTAACATCGGTCAGGCGCAACCCATCATTGACCAGCTGGCAGAGGAAGCGCGTGCTTTTAATCGCATCTATGTGGCCTCGGTGCACCCCGACCTGTCGGACGACGACATCAAAAGTGTCTTTGAGGCTTTCGGGAGGATCAAATCGTGTACGTTAGCCCGTGACCCCACCTCCGGACGGCACAGAGGCTTCGGCTTCATTG AGTATGAAAAGCCTCAGTCGGCCGTGGACGCCGTGTCTTCAATGAATCTCTTTGACCTGGGGGGTCAGTACCTGCGGGTGGGCAAGGCGGTCACCCCACCCATGCCCATGcttacccccaccacccccggtGGTCTGCCACCGGCGGCGGCAGTGGCTGCAGCGGCGGCCACTGCCAAGATTACGGCCCAGGCAAGTATGAATCCCTTCCAAAGGGATTTAATGGCCTTCCag GAGGCCGTAGCTGGCGCGTCAGTCCTGGGGGCGTTAGCTGCGCCCCAGCTTCTTAGTCAGCAGATGGGAATACCGCAGGCCGTTATGGCCGCGCAGGCGCCCGGCGTCATCACAG GGGTGACTCCTGTGCGTCCCCCCATCCCAGTGCTCCCCCAGGTGGGCCTGGTGAACCCTGTGCTAGCGTCGCCACCCGTCCTCTCCAGTCAGGTGCTGGCGGCGGCAGCCGCCGCCGGCCAGCTgcaggagaagaaggaggagaaagaggaggcgCTCCAGGACGGCACGGGCCAGGAGATGCTGAGCGACCAGGAGCACATGAGCATCTCGGGCAGCAGTGCCAGACACATGGTCATGCAGAAGCTGCTTCGAAAGTCAGAG TCCACAGTAATGGTCCTGCGCAACATGGTTGGCCCTGAGGACATAGACGACGCCCTGGAAGGCGAAGTGACGGAAGAGTGCGGCAAGTTCGGCTCGGTCAACCGCGTCATCATCTACCAGGAGAagcagggggaggaggaggacgccgACATCATCGTCAAGATTTTTGTGGAGTTCTCCATGGCATCGGAGATGAACAAAGCCATCCAGGCACTCAACGACCGCTGGTTCGGCGGGCGCAAGGTGGTCGCCGAGGTCTATGACCAAGACCGCTTCAACAGCAGCGATCTGTCCGCGTGA